A segment of the Mycobacterium intracellulare ATCC 13950 genome:
ACAACGAGTTCGGGCTGCCACCCGGCGATACGATGGTTTAAACCATGCGCGCCGACGACGATGCAGAGCGAATCGATGAGGAGGAGCGGCGCTAAGTGACCGCGACAGAGGAACTCACTTTCGAGTCGACCTCGCGGTTCGTGGAGGTGGACGTCGACGGACCGCTGAAGCTGCACTACCACGAGGCGGGGGTCGGCAACGACCAGACCATCGTGCTGCTGCACGGCGGCGGACCCGGGGCGGCGAGCTGGACGAACTGGTCGCGCAACATCCCGGTGCTCGCCGAGCGGTTCCACGTGCTCGCCGTCGATCAGCCCGGTTACGGGCATTCGGACAAGCGCGCCGAGCACGGGCAGTTCAACCACTACGCGGCCAGGGCGCTCAAGGGCCTCTTCGACCACCTGGGCCTGGGACGCGTTCCGCTGGTGGGCAATTCGCTGGGCGGGGGCACCGCGGTCCGGTTCGCCCTGGACTACCCCGACCTGGCCGGGCGCCTGGTCCTGATGGGGCCCGGCGGGCTGAGCATCAACCTGTTCGCCCCGGACCCCACCGAGGGCGTCAAGCGGCTGGGCAAGTTCTCGGCCGAGCCCACCCGGGAAAACCTCGAGGCGTTCCTGCGGGTGATGGTCTACGACCAGAAGCTGATCACCGACGAATTGATCGACGAGCGGTTCGCGTTGGCCAGCACGCCGGAATCGCTGACGGCGACGCGGGCGATGGGAATGTCGTTCGCGGGCGCCGATTTCGAGCTCGGCATGATGTGGCGCGAGGTGCACCGCCTGCGCCAGCCCGTGCTGCTGATCTGGGGGCGTGAGGACCGCGTCAATCCCTTGGACGGGTCGCTGGTCGCGCTCAAGACCATCAAGCGTGCGCAGCTGCACGTTTTCGGGCAGTGTGGGCACTGGGCGCAGGTGGAGAAGTTCGACGAGTTCAACAAGCTCACCATCGATTTCCTGGGAGGTGCGTGATGAGCATCCGTTCGCTGGGCTATCTGCGCATCGAGGCCACCGACATGGCGGCCTGGCGTGAGTACGGCCTGAAGGTTCTCGGCATGGTCGAGGGCAGCGGCAACACCGAGGGCGCCCTGTATCTGCGGATGGACGACTTCCCCGCGCGGCTGGTGATCGTGCCCGGCGAGCGCGACCACCTCATGGAGGCCGGCTGGGAGTGCGCGAACGCCGAAGGCCTGCAAGAGATCCGGGACCGCCTCGACGTCGAGGGCGTGCCCTACAAGGAAGCCACCGCCGCGCAACTGGCGGACCGCCGGGTCGTCGAGATGATCCGGTTCTCCGACCCGTCGGGCAATTGCCTGGAGGTCTTCCACGGCGTCGCCCTGGAACACCGCCGGGTGGTCAGCCCCTACGGGCACAAGTTCGTCACCGGTGAGCAGGGCCTGGGGCACGTGGTGTTGTCCACCCGCGACGACGACGAGGCGCTGCACTTCTACCGCGACGTGCTGGGGTTCAAGCTGCGCGACTCGATGCGGATGCCGCCGCAGGTGGTGGGCCGGCCCGCCGACGGGGCCCCCGCCTGGTTGCGTTTCTTCGGCTGCAACCCGCGCCATCACAGCCTGGCCTTCCTGCCGCTGCCCACACCGAGCGGCATCGTGCACCTGATGATGGAGGTCGAGAACGCCGACGACGTGGGGCTGTGCCTGGACCGGGCGCTGCGCCGCAAGGTGCCCATGTCGGCCACCCTGGGCCGTCACGTCAACGACCTCATGCTGTCGTTCTACATGAAGACACCCGGCGGATTCGACATCGAATTCGGTTGCGAGGGAAGGCAAGTCGAAGACGACGACTGGGTCGCCCGGGAAAGCACCGCGGTCAGCCTGTGGGGCCACGACTTCACGGTCGGCATGCGCGGCTGACCATGTCGGCGCCCATCGATCCGCGGACCTTCCGGCAGGTGCTGGGGCAGTTCTGCACCGGCATCACCATCATCACCACCGTGCACGACGACGTCCCCGTCGGCTTCGCCTGCCAGTCGTTTGCGGCGCTGTCGCTGGACCCGCCGCTGGTGCTGTTCTGCCCGACCAAGGTGTCGCGGTCCTGGAAGGCCATCGAGGCCTCCGGCCGGTTCTGCGTCAACATGCTGACCGAGCACCAGAAGCACGTCTCGGCCCGGTTCGGCTCCAAGGAGCCCGACAAATTCGCCGGCATCGACTGGCACCTTTCCGATCTCGGTTCACCGATCATCGACGGGTCGCTGGCCTACATCGACTGCACCGTGGCCTCCGCGCACGACGGCGGCGACCACTTCGTGGTGTTCGGTGCGGTGCAATCGCTTTCGGAGGCCCCCAAGATCAAGCCGCGGCCGCTGCTGTTCTATCGCGGTGAATACACCGGCATCGAGCCGGACAAGACGACGCCGGCGCAGTGGCGCGACGACCTGGAAGCGTTCCTCACCACGACCACCCAGGACACCTGGCTGTAGGGGTTCTCACGGGCGTAACGCCACGGCGACTTCGCGCGCGTTTTTCCGCCGTGGCGTTACGCCCGCGGGACACCCGGCCGCCGTAACGCCCCACGTTGGGCCCAGAATGGTTTCATGACGCTGGATCTGGGCGCGTACTTCGACCGCATCGACTATCGCGGCGCCGCCGAGCCGAATCTCGAGGTGCTGCAGGATCTGATGACCGCGCACACCGGGTCGATCCCGTTCGAGAACCTCGATCCGCTGATGGGGGTGCCGGTCGACGACCTGAGCCCCGAAGCCCTCACCGACAAGCTGGTGTACCGGCGCCGGGGCGGCTACTGCTACGAGCAGAACGGCCTGATGGGTTACGTGCTGGCCGAGATCGGGTTCCGGGTGCGCCGCCTGGCCGGGCGGGTGGTCTGGATGCAGCCGCCCGACGCGCCGTTGGGAGCCCAGACGCACACGGCGCTGGCTGTGACGTTCCCGGGCTCGCAGGGCTCGTATCTGGTCGACGTCGGTTTCGGTGGCCAGACGCTGACATCCCCCATCCGCTTCGAGACCGGAAACGCCCAGCAGACAACGCACGAGCCGTACCGGCTCAACGACCGCGGCGACGGCCTGGTGCTGCAAGCCCTGGTCCGCGACGAGTGGAAACCGCTGTACGTGTTCGGCACCCAGACCGTGCCGCAGATCGATCTGCGGGTGGGCAGCTGGTACGTCTCGACGCACCCCGAGTCGCACTTCGTGACCGGGCTGATGGCCGCCCTGACGACCGCCGACGCCCGCTACAACCTGGCCGGCCGCCACCTGACCGTCCACCGCGCCGACGGCAGCGAGAAGATCCGCCTGGACGACGCGGCGGCGGTCGTCGACGTGCTCGGTGAGCGATTCGGCATCGATGTGGCCGGCATCGGCGAGCGCAGTGCGCTCGAGGCGCGCATCGGCCAGGTGCTGGACGCGTAGGCGCGGCGCGGCTAGCGGGCCGAAAGCCACGGGCCGAGCCGTCGCACCGCTTCCTCGATGTCGGCGGTGGGCCCCGCGAACGACAGCCGGACGAACGAATTGCCGCGGGTGGTATCGAAGTCGATGCCGGGCGCGATGGCGATGCCGGTCTCTTCCAACAGTTTCGAGCAGAACTCCATCGAGTTGTCGGTGAAGTCCGAGACGTCGG
Coding sequences within it:
- the hsaD gene encoding 4,5:9,10-diseco-3-hydroxy-5,9,17-trioxoandrosta-1(10),2-diene-4-oate hydrolase, with amino-acid sequence MTATEELTFESTSRFVEVDVDGPLKLHYHEAGVGNDQTIVLLHGGGPGAASWTNWSRNIPVLAERFHVLAVDQPGYGHSDKRAEHGQFNHYAARALKGLFDHLGLGRVPLVGNSLGGGTAVRFALDYPDLAGRLVLMGPGGLSINLFAPDPTEGVKRLGKFSAEPTRENLEAFLRVMVYDQKLITDELIDERFALASTPESLTATRAMGMSFAGADFELGMMWREVHRLRQPVLLIWGREDRVNPLDGSLVALKTIKRAQLHVFGQCGHWAQVEKFDEFNKLTIDFLGGA
- a CDS encoding arylamine N-acetyltransferase family protein, with translation MTLDLGAYFDRIDYRGAAEPNLEVLQDLMTAHTGSIPFENLDPLMGVPVDDLSPEALTDKLVYRRRGGYCYEQNGLMGYVLAEIGFRVRRLAGRVVWMQPPDAPLGAQTHTALAVTFPGSQGSYLVDVGFGGQTLTSPIRFETGNAQQTTHEPYRLNDRGDGLVLQALVRDEWKPLYVFGTQTVPQIDLRVGSWYVSTHPESHFVTGLMAALTTADARYNLAGRHLTVHRADGSEKIRLDDAAAVVDVLGERFGIDVAGIGERSALEARIGQVLDA
- the hsaC gene encoding iron-dependent extradiol dioxygenase HsaC, with the protein product MSIRSLGYLRIEATDMAAWREYGLKVLGMVEGSGNTEGALYLRMDDFPARLVIVPGERDHLMEAGWECANAEGLQEIRDRLDVEGVPYKEATAAQLADRRVVEMIRFSDPSGNCLEVFHGVALEHRRVVSPYGHKFVTGEQGLGHVVLSTRDDDEALHFYRDVLGFKLRDSMRMPPQVVGRPADGAPAWLRFFGCNPRHHSLAFLPLPTPSGIVHLMMEVENADDVGLCLDRALRRKVPMSATLGRHVNDLMLSFYMKTPGGFDIEFGCEGRQVEDDDWVARESTAVSLWGHDFTVGMRG
- the hsaB gene encoding 3-hydroxy-9,10-secoandrosta-1,3,5(10)-triene-9,17-dione monooxygenase reductase subunit: MSAPIDPRTFRQVLGQFCTGITIITTVHDDVPVGFACQSFAALSLDPPLVLFCPTKVSRSWKAIEASGRFCVNMLTEHQKHVSARFGSKEPDKFAGIDWHLSDLGSPIIDGSLAYIDCTVASAHDGGDHFVVFGAVQSLSEAPKIKPRPLLFYRGEYTGIEPDKTTPAQWRDDLEAFLTTTTQDTWL